From a single Leishmania major strain Friedlin complete genome, chromosome 27 genomic region:
- a CDS encoding conserved hypothetical protein (previous protein_id=AAZ09862.1) has protein sequence MLELDGTTLTYEVFRDACLRPNRPAVIRNACRDASGGICFDLAALKRRLCPRELCRCLGPQTLAPVYPVSSTAQVASCDSTPTAREERRHEPPTTVSDDEEEADEEGRCKMVPLEAVLHSWAASASAAACSPSPSHVYYLKDWHLQAALESTAATETATTSSAASSQLCEYAKSRASGTHGDGLYRVPRFLGADWMDSFCCRHVVPSNEVLRKTAPAHDTDASAQIGFGNGESDYRFCYIGPVGSWTPLHCDVFGTYSWSFNVCGDKHWFFPTVAGNAYLHDHLLPLFPTPPDIRVLTGFELEAVVQHPGDLVFVPALFYHQVHNITGEVFPLFAGEGAAAEDDCGQDAVEPVASAEVDVCLSAALTVSLNHNWCNAFNLERMTKAFLADARQLASHLSVEDLALICVTRDSAVWRRFADRILHNGTNWSFASMTCFLDHCLAQLDTGADAAVGAEDERSVAADELHRLRGQVAEEYAHLLEEKRH, from the coding sequence ATGCTGGAACTGGATGGGACGACGCTGACCTACGAGGTGTTTCGCGACGCATGCCTCAGGCCGAACCGCCCCGCCGTTATTCGAAATGCGTGCCGCGACGCGAGCGGTGGCATCTGCTTTGACCTCGCAGCTCTCaagcgccgcctctgcccaCGAGAGCTATGCCGCTGTCTCGGCCCACAGACTTTGGCTCCGGTCTATCCCGTATCCTCTACGGCACAAGTGGCATCATGTGACAGCACGCCAacggcgagggaggagaggcgccacgagccgccgacgacggtgagcgatgatgaggaggaggcagacgAGGAGGGCCGCTGTAAAATGGTACCTCTTGAAGCGGTGCTGCACTCGTGGGCCGCATCGgcgagcgcggccgcctGCTCTCCGTCACCGTCGCACGTGTACTACCTGAAGGACTGGCACTTGCAAGCCGCACTGGAGAGCACCGCGGCCACTGAAACCGCGACAACGTCGTCAGCTGCATCATCGCAATTGTGCGAGTATGCCAAGTCTCGGGCGAGTGGCACGCACGGCGACGGGCTCTACCGCGTCCCAAGGTTTCTCGGTGCGGACTGGATGGACTCCTTTTGTTGTCGTCACGTGGTGCCCAGCAATgaggtgctgcgcaagaCTGCGCCAGCCCACGACACAGACGCCAGCGCACAGATAGGGTTTGGCAATGGCGAGAGTGATTACCGATTCTGCTACATTGGCCCTGTGGGGAGCTGGACGCCGCTTCACTGCGACGTGTTTGGTACCTACTCCTGGTCCTTCAACGTGTGCGGTGACAAGCACTGGTTTTTTCCGACAGTGGCGGGCAACGCGTACTTGCACGACCACCTTCTCCCGCTGTTCCCGACGCCGCCGGACATACGTGTGCTGACTGGCTTTGAActcgaggcggtggtgcagcatCCTGGCGACCTCGTCTTTGTGCCTGCCCTCTTTTACCACCAAGTGCACAACATCACCGGCGAGGTGTTTCCCTTGTTCGCGGGTGAGGGGGCGGCTGCGGAGGACGACTGTGGCCAAGACGCCGTCGAGCCAGTTGCGTCAGCTGAGGTGGATGTGTGCCtttcggcggcgctgacagTCTCGTTGAATCACAACTGGTGCAACGCATTCAACCTGGAGCGCATGACGAAGGCGTTTTTGGCCGATGCACGGCAGCTTGCGTCCCACCTCTCCGTGGAAGACTTGGCCCTCATCTGCGTCACACGCGACTCGGCGGTGTGGCGGCGGTTTGCAGACCGGATTCTTCACAACGGGACGAACTGGTCGTTCGCGAGCATGACCTGCTTCCTGGACCACTGCCTGGCACAGCTCGATACAGGTGCGGATGCCGCCGTTGGGGCAGAGGACGAGCGCAGCGTAGCTGCGGATGAGCTGCACCGACTGCGTGGCCAAGTTGCTGAAGAGTACGCGCACCTGCTCGAGGAAAAGAGGCACTAA
- a CDS encoding putative intraflagellar transport protein IFT88 (previous protein_id=AAZ09860.1), producing MNGNDEDIYAAFQTPDIGSNPWTTSTNPFEAPAQEAMGGNPLMQAPPSQWGRAGMGSAWGVPGSRMETRGCGIPGATRPMTSNRAVGFNSASTGAAAALFDPTGQARMANMAMGPAPPLKKRSENSQEEELAEMEKQVNKLIEESAMLALQKDYGAALEKAKDAGKLERSLCKKREQYGLAEQINVDLTYAVHFNLAVQYQNHQLYTEALNTYNLIIRNVQFPQAGRLRVNMGNIYLAQQNYLLAIKMYRKVLDETPAAGKEFRYHLCRNIANAFVKLGQYRDAANSYETVVEGNGDVNATFNLILCYYALGETEKMKRTFTRLMNCRLAGLDGEEDFEEEEKRKDVLVDDSLSRMRKERRARYLKYIITAARLIAPVLHKDWCVGYDYIISQLRTYEMRDPTSHVASELEMCKNLNYLKHKRYQEAINGLKEFEKKDRSLRARAATNLAYLYFLEGDYENGEQYSDLSLVANQYNAKALVNKGNFSFVKKDYDKAKELYNKALAVEADNVEAIYNLGLAAKKLGLYEEAVRMFKRVQALVDSSEVLYQIADLSDLVGDPAALEWFNRLIGRVPTDPNALARIGSLYARDSDDVQAFHYYLEAYRYYQVNMDVISWLGAYFVKNEVYDKAVQFFERASHIQPQEVKWQLMVASCHRRRGDYVQAKRLYEQVHRRYPDNIECLNYLVQLCKDAGLNEEANEWFKATKKVERQQIHSSSSSVGGESGDDDVESSVEGGNNINGHHRRRTSGTAAPDTAVAGRRAGGGAAADKEFSVGLFDDDIVDGKAKQNGAKRQKKAKSSDSDDEIDLPGI from the coding sequence ATGAACGGCAACGACGAGGATATCTATGCGGCTTTCCAGACGCCGGATATTGGATCGAACCCATGGACGACGAGCACGAACCCCTTCGAGGCCCCTGCGCAGGAGGCTATGGGTGGCAACCCCCTCATGCAGGCCCCTCCTTCGCAATGGGGGCGCGCGGGCATGGGCTCTGCCTGGGGTGTGCCGGGCAGCCGCATGGAAACAAGGGGCTGTGGTATCCCCGGCGCCACGCGCCCCATGACGTCTAACCGTGCTGTCGGCTTCAACAGCGCaagcaccggcgccgctgccgccctcttTGACCCCACTGGCCAGGCGCGCATGGCGAACATGGCGATGGGCCCGGCCCCGCCGCTGAAGAAGCGGAGCGAGAACAGCCAGGAGGAGGAACTGGCTGAGATGGAGAAGCAGGTGAACAAGTTGATTGAGGAGAGCGCCATGCTGGCTCTGCAGAAGGACTACGGCGCGGCACTCGAGAAGGCCAAGGACGCCGGAAAGCTGGAGCGGTCGCTCTGCAAGAAGCGCGAGCAGTACGGGCTCGCCGAGCAGATCAACGTCGACCTTACCTACGCAGTGCACTTCAACTTGGCGGTTCAGTACCAAAACCACCAGCTGTACACTGAGGCCCTCAACACATACAACCTCATCATTCGCAACGTGCAGTTTCCACAAGCCGGCCGCCTGCGGGTGAACATGGGCAACATCTATCTTGCGCAGCAGAACTACCTCCTAGCCATCAAGATGTACCGCAAGGTGCTCGACGAGACACCGGCCGCCGGCAAGGAGTTTCGTTATCACCTCTGCCGCAATATCGCCAACGCGTTTGTGAAGCTGGGCCAGTACAGGGACGCTGCGAACAGCTACGAGACCGTGGTGGAGGGCAACGGCGATGTCAACGCCACGTTTAACCTCATTTTGTGCTACTACGCGCTGGGCGAGACGGAGAAGATGAAACGGACCTTCACGCGCCTCATGAATTGCCGCCTCGCGGGCctcgacggcgaggaggactttgaggaggaggagaagcggaaAGACGTCTTGGTGGACGACAGCCTGAGCCGCATGCGCAAGGAGCGCCGCGCTAGATACCTCAAGTACATCATCACAGCAGCCCGCTTGATTGCGCCAGTGCTGCACAAGGACTGGTGTGTCGGCTACGACTACATCATCTCTCAGCTGCGCACCTACGAGATGCGCGACCCGACCTCGCACGTGGCGAGCGAGCTGGAGATGTGCAAAAACCTGAACTACCTCAAGCACAAGCGCTATCAGGAGGCGATCAACGGCCTGAAGGAGTTTGAGAAGAAGGACAGGAGCCTGCGAGCACGAGCAGCCACGAACCTGGCGTACCTCTACTTCCTTGAGGGCGACTACGAGAACGGGGAGCAGTACAGCGACCTCAGTCTCGTCGCGAATCAGTACAACGCCAAGGCGCTGGTGAACAAGGGCAACTTCTCCTTTGTCAAGAAGGACTACGACAAGGCGAAGGAGCTGTACAAtaaggcgctggcggtggaggcCGACAACGTGGAGGCCATCTATAACCTTGGCTTGGCCGCCAAGAAGCTCGGGCTGtacgaggaggcggtgcgcatGTTCAAgcgcgtgcaggcgctcGTGGACAGTAGCGAGGTGCTGTATCAGATTGCCGACCTCAGCGACCTTGTCGGCGACCCGGCAGCGCTGGAGTGGTTTAACCGCCTTATTGGCCGCGTTCCGACGGACCCGAACGCGCTGGCCCGCATCGGCTCCCTCTACGcccgcgacagcgacgatgtGCAGGCGTTTCATTACTACCTGGAGGCCTACCGCTACTACCAGGTGAACATGGACGTCATCTCCTGGCTCGGCGCGTACTTCGTGAAGAACGAAGTCTACGATAAGGCGGTGCAGTTCTTCGAGCGCGCTTCGCACATCCAACCACAGGAGGTGAAGTGGCAGCTGATGGTGGCCtcgtgccaccgccgccgcggcgactaCGTGCAGGCGAAGCGGCTCTACGAGCAGGTGCACCGCAGGTATCCCGACAACATCGAGTGTCTCAATTACCTGGTGCAGCTCTGCAAGGACGCTGGCCTCAACGAGGAGGCCAACGAGTGGTTCAAGGCAACGAAAAaggtggagcggcagcagatccacagcagcagcagcagcgtcggcggcgagagcggcgacgacgacgtaGAATCCTCCGTCGAGGGCGGGAACAACATCAACGGCCACCATCGCAGACGCACAAGCGGCACGGCCGCGCCCGACACGGCAGTGGCaggccgccgcgccggtggtggtgctgcggctgacAAAGAGTTTTCCGTCGGCCTCTTCGACGACGACATCGTTGACGGCAAAGCCAAGCAGAATGGCGCCAAGAGgcagaagaaggcgaagagcaGCGACTCAGACGACGAAATCGACTTGCCCGGCATTTAG
- a CDS encoding conserved hypothetical protein (previous protein_id=AAZ09861.1) gives MSIRAVCWLQSKLGLDIGGRSSGDDGSGTLGSGELAGFSTTQNRSYSTDPVATVNGTPESSRNDRGIGGGAGTFSGLASGWDLKLGQVWRQASDKATQYWNTNMRRRGSTDPFGFRTAGAQGDFGGNTAAGDNPELDENGLPVTRNWYYYDVQLGRWTVSRDAPESVQQEYYEKLEEAERERLGQKKVGPPPPAAIAGGPPPLLGAAGGGHGSQSPHYAIPDYFGNAGATPAAPPQQAQPYGVYGGAPPQHAQSTAPGVFPPSAGMSTHPGTYYPPTPPISSTTASATMQATTYRQPLSVHSQVAPPPPPAQAYLPAMPSISVPTYPVTGGAYPAASVSPTSNTHALSLQPPSHVAASEPPKTAMTVSSLPPPILASPTPSHPLSQPHVYSSPAHNGMSASPPAPALSQHYASPLLQSQAPEPNRSASGNSAAGVSSLPFAHASAPAPAPCTSAAPDAYPYGGGSVNNSVQDSTTAVASAGIPTPSQRSFGLKAAVHGPQPPPSTSNPYAYPSTATTTAAAQAFAPAPAVPVQPQPLKVEANGNNEHPSASSLGTFQTTSAAAARPSAIGLPPPPSFKPFSPS, from the coding sequence ATGTCCATTCGTGCGGTGTGTTGGCTTCAATCGAAGCTCGGCCTCGACATTGGCGGTCGTAGCTCCGGCGACGATGGAAGTGGCACCCTTGGCAGCGGTGAGCTGGCCGGCTTCTCCACGACGCAGAACCGCAGCTACAGCACAGACCCTGTCGCGACCGTAAACGGCACGCCTGAATCTAGCCGGAACGACCGTGGGattggcggcggcgccggcacgtTTTCCGGCCTGGCCAGCGGATGGGACTTAAAGCTGGGTCAGGTGTGGAGGCAGGCAAGTGACAAGGCGACGCAGTACTGGAACACCAACATGCGCCGTCGAGGGAGCACAGACCCATTCGGCTTTAGGACAGCGGGGGCGCAAGGCGACTTCGGCGGCAACACCGCGGCGGGTGACAACCCCGAGCTAGACGAAAACGGCCTTCCAGTGACTCGAAACTGGTACTACTATGACGTGCAGCTTGGCCGCTGGACTGTGTCGCGAGATGCCCCGGAGAGTGTGCAGCAGGAGTACTACGAAAAActtgaggaggcggagcgggagCGGCTGGGACAGAAGAAGGtagggccgccgccgccggccgccaTTGCTGGAgggccgccaccgcttctCGGGGCAGCCGGGGGTGGTCACGGCAGCCAAAGCCCACACTACGCGATCCCGGACTACTTCGGTAACGCGGGAGCAACCCCGGCGGCACCGCCCCAGCAGGCGCAGCCCTACGGCGTCTACGGCGGCGCCCCTCCGCAGCATGCCCAATCAACCGCTCCCGGGGTGTTTCCTCCGTCGGCAGGGATGAGCACTCACCCTGGCACCTACTATCCGCCCACCCCGCCGATCTCCAGCACAACTGCTTCGGCGACCATGCAGGCTACAACGTACAGGCAGCCACTATCGGTCCACTCGCAGGTggcccctccgccgccgcctgcgcaggcATACTTGCCAGCGATGCCTTCCATATCTGTGCCGACATACCCCGTCACCGGAGGTGCGTATCCCGCCGCCTCCGTTTCCCCGACGTCTAACACGCACGCATTATCATTACAACCGCCGTCGCACGTGGCCGCGTCGGAGCCGCCAAAGACAGCGATGACGGTTTCCTCTCTACCGCCCCCTATCCTGGcctcgccgacgccgtcgcaCCCACTCTCGCAGCCGCACGTTTATTCGTCACCGGCGCACAACGGCATGTCTGcatctccgccagctcctgcacTGTCGCAGCACTACGCGTCACCGCTTCTTCAGTCGCAGGCGCCGGAGCCCAACCGCTCTGCCTCGGGCAACAGCGCCGCAGGTGTGTCTTCTCTGCCCTTTGCGCACGCGAGCGCACCTGCACCTGCGCCATGCACAAGCGCTGCGCCAGACGCATACCCGTACGGCGGTGGCAGTGTCAACAATAGCGTTCAGGATTCAACAACAGCCGTTGCGAGCGCCGGCATTCCAACCCCTTCCCAGAGGTCATTTGGCCTGAAAGCGGCTGTACATGGGCCGCAGCCTCCACCATCGACAAGCAACCCTTACGCCTATCCGTCAACCGCGACTACAACAGCGGCCGCCCAGGCGTTTGCGCCTGCTCCTGCCGTACCCGTGCAGCCTCAACCGCTCAAGGTCGAGGCGAACGGCAACAATGAGCacccctctgcctcctcacTGGGCACCTTCCAGACTAcgagcgctgcggcagcgcgaccGAGTGCGATCggactgccgccgccgccatcctTCAAGCCATTTTCTCCGTCTTGA
- a CDS encoding conserved hypothetical protein (previous protein_id=AAZ09859.1): MQSNSAPVSYGAQLRASMQTLRANDTQFEQFTRGLGAVLQQWTALQLVAQHCDSRAPAVLYEDLCAWHKHDGEVYVDDMEVYFEEFFDNIRSARIEDDSMQEVGTVLHDMYCRCCLNDFSLVEHYLETLAMYVQTNPVAMSVNGGTNENLEDDAEEDAELGGDAVCEEGVDNEDEESEPMQAPTPKAPQQPPQPPRHQQQPQRKKRKNTSVRSRDGWNIVQ, encoded by the coding sequence ATGCAGTCAAACAGCGCGCCAGTGTCGTACGGGGCCCAGCTGCGGGCCTCGATGCAGACGCTTCGCGCAAACGACACCCAGTTTGAGCAGTTTACGCGCGGCCTtggggcggtgctgcagcagtggacTGCTCTGCAGCTCGTGGCCCAGCACTGTGACAGCCGCGCCCCTGCTGTGCTGTACGAGGATTTGTGCGCCTGGCACAAGCACGACGGAGAGGTGTACGTGGATGACATGGAGGTGTACTTCGAGGAGTTCTTCGACAACATTCGCTCCGCCCGCATCGAGGATGATAGCATGCAGGAGGTGGGGACGGTGCTGCACGACATgtactgccgctgctgcctcaaCGACTTTAGCTTGGTGGAGCACTACCTGGAGACGCTGGCGATGTATGTGCAGACAAACCCGGTTGCCATGTCCGTGAATGGCGGCACTAACGAAAACCTTGAAGACGATGCCGAGGAGGACGCCGAGTTGGGCGGTGATGCGGTTTGTGAGGAGGGCGTGGACAATGAGGATGAGGAGTCGGAACCAATGCAGGCCCCGACACCGAAGGCTCCGCAACAGCCACCACAGCCACCacgccatcagcagcagcctcagcGCAAAAAGCGCAAGAACACTTCGGTTCGATCCAGGGATGGCTGGAACATTGTTCAGTAG
- a CDS encoding conserved hypothetical protein (previous protein_id=AAZ09857.1) has product MRSLLLRSSPRFAAAQVAPRAAYALSLHTPHRSFFVRELSTPATLESGDSSVAPSPARLLWQFSSKRPRHLVLCVREPLPAVAPLALENTSEGLSAAEAVGASAARTVAVDGAPRAQEEFMYGRLFLRPYNVAQLLTVLQGWSDSPAVVERPRSSLMVSAVPPSSTSEKLANSSSVDERPREVMLTARVTRKTTLAAPGDAGRAAIRGVEAYSSTDADPGAEEDQLDTVYVDGDTSTLHVVLRDADLVLLTTHLESVLSDLFGIEHCSRKMERRKAFSSPHSRVSHRTGARPSSFERSSARQPQYLSDRRAPATGTQGNMMEKGYQDRRRQRGNRGGSRHHSVTTAPAQGERRLFEAAPAKTAPTTATNEAEDDDYQEIVEDVEEVEDGEDNHKDATRTCSGATPSSQAVASAASAASSTSYITTHTRERGEMTVESADRYAEARFMRDGSVAASEVEEVDRVGEFDVRRRTREAQGSTEKGDSRTTVHATATTGAFRSRSGEVIGSFSYERLSTTTEATSATTAAAAAAATAIPLRCETAEGDSEVAAAIDITAIESQPSAEVDDRKPGESASDERPVGEAKSAEAGSAKRTRKRQASGSAAAAGKKKTAKRKSRKASAKRKAATSTTASVSAPQGTTEFADTRVL; this is encoded by the coding sequence ATGcgctctctgctgctgcgcagttCGCCAAGGTttgccgcggcgcaggtggcgccCCGTGCCGCCTATGCACTGTCTCTGCACACGCCTCACCGCAGCTTTTTCGTCCGTGAGCTCTCCACCCCGGCCACTCTCGAGAGTGGCGACAGCAGCGTTGCTCCTTCCCCTGCACGCCTTCTCTGGCAGTTCAGCAGCAAGCGTCCGCGGcacctcgtcctctgcgTGCGAGAACCTCTCCCCGCCGTGGCACCCCTCGCCCTGGAGAACACCTCTGAAGGCTTgagcgctgctgaagcggtGGGGGCATCTGCAGCGCGGACGGTCGCAGTGGATGGCGCGCCGCGTGCACAGGAGGAATTCATGTACGGGCGCCTGTTCCTGCGGCCCTACAACGTGGCTCAGCTTTTGACAGTGTTGCAAGGCTGGTCCGATTCGCCTGCCGTGGTGGAGCGACCGCGCTCCTCCTTGATGGTGAGCGCTGTGCCACCGTCGTCGACATCCGAAAAACTggcaaacagcagcagcgttgaCGAGCGACCGAGAGAGGTGATGTTGACGGCTCGCGTGACGCGAAAGACAACCCTGGCAGCTCCCGGCGACGCGGGCAGGGCCGCCATCCGAGGTGTCGAAGCCTACTCCTCCACGGATGCCGATCCTGGTGCTGAGGAAGATCAACTTGACACCGTCTACGTGGATGGCGACACGAGCACGCTACATGTGGTACTTCGCGACGCCGACCTCGTTCTCCTCACCACCCACCTCGAGAGCGTTTTGAGCGACCTCTTCGGCATTGAGCACTGCAGCCGTAAGATGGAGCGACGGAAAGCCTTTAGCTCACCGCACAGCCGAGTGAGCCATCGCACTGGCGCCAGGCCGAGCTCGTTCGAGAGGTCTTcggcgaggcagccgcaATACCTCAGCGACCGGCGCGCGCCTGCCACAGGGACCCAGGGTAACATGATGGAGAAGGGTTACCAGGACCGCCGTCGTCAGCGCGGTAACCGCGGTGGCAGTCGCCATCACAGCGTCACGACCGCTCCTGCGCAAGGAGAGCGGCGCCTATTCGAAGCGGCACCTGCGAAAACTGCGCCAACGACGGCCACCAACGAAGCGGAGGATGACGACTACCAGGAGATTGTGGAGGATGTGGAGGAGGTCGAGGACGGCGAGGACAACCACAAAGATGCCACAAGGACTTGCAGTGGAGCCACACCATCGAGCCAAGCTGTGGCCTCCGCggcctctgctgcgtcctCGACGTCGTACATCACCACCCACACGCGAGAGCGAGGTGAGATGACGGTGGAGTCGGCGGACCGCTACGCCGAGGCCCGATTCATGCGCGATGGCAGCGTGGCCGCGTCAgaagtggaggaggtggaccGCGTCGGTGAGTTCGATGTACGCCGCCGCACTCGCGAAGCGCAAGGGAGCACCGAGAAAGGCGACTCGCGAACGACGGTACATGCCACGGCGACCACCGGTGCATTCCGCTCTAGAAGCGGAGAGGTGATCGGGAGTTTCTCGTACGAGAGATTGTCCACGACAACAGAGGCGACGTCTGCAAcgacggctgcagcagccgctgcggcgactgcCATTCCTCTACGTTGCGAGACCGCAGAGGGCGACAGCGAGGTagccgccgccatcgacaTCACGGCAATCGAATCGCAGCCGAGCGCAGAAGTGGATGACCGGAAGCCTGGTGAGAGCGCGTCGGACGAACGCCCAGTGGGAGAAGCGAAGAGTGCGGAGGCTGGGTCTGCCAAACGAACTCGCAAGCGGCaggccagcggcagcgctgctgcggccggtAAGAAGAAGACAGCCAAGAGGAAGTCCAGGAAGGCGTCGGCGAAGCGGAAGGCCGCCACCTCTACCACCGCCTCTGTATCCGCGCCCCAAGGAACGACCGAGTTCGCCGACACTAGGGTACTCTAG
- a CDS encoding mitochondrial RNA binding protein 1 (previous protein_id=AAZ09858.1), whose product MLRLVSASLPLATATALSVRFQSSSALPAMNQNRRSQNRRNFISTNSLPKFEIHDVRDDPEHGSMTRVSVDGKQLLVSQFPQLGPRKADPNDTTPQFDRDRRISMRFRHIDLAGFVSVVENRISSHHVKNNAFDMAFEKTTNGYVLKGQVHRSNSQANEEWAVRFENQFAVTMEHFLESALTESFGFAQHQRALVRGDSPPTDSPQNNQDRNRNQNRNQSRRRNNNSNAENQES is encoded by the coding sequence aTGCTCCGCCTCGTGTCTGCAAGCCTTCCTCtggcgacggcaacggccTTGTCGGTGCGCTTCCAGTCCAGCTCCGCCCTGCCTGCCATGAACCAAAACCGGCGCAGCCAGAACCGTCGCAACTTTATCTCTACGAACTCGCTGCCCAAGTTCGAGATACACGACGTGCGTGATGACCCGGAGCACGGGAGTATGACCCGTGTGTCGGTAGACGGCAAGCAGCTGCTTGTTTCTCAGTTCCCGCAACTCGGCCCTCGCAAGGCGGACCCGAATGACACGACCCCGCAGTTTGACCGGGACCGTCGCATCTCGATGCGCTTCCGTCATATTGACCTTGCCGGCTTCGTCAGTGTTGTCGAGAACCGCATCTCGAGCCACCACGTCAAGAACAACGCTTTCGACATGGCGTTCGAAAAGACGACGAACGGCTACGTGTTGAAGGGCCAGGTGCACCGAAGCAACTCGCAGGCCAATGAGGAGTGGGCGGTTCGCTTCGAGAATCAGTTTGCCGTAACGATGGAGCACTTCCTCGAGAGCGCGCTGACAGAGAGCTTTGGGTTCGCCCAGCACCAGCGGGCCCTGGTGCGTGGGGACAGTCCACCGACCGACAGCCCCCAAAACAATCAGGACCGCAACAGAAACCAAAACCGCAATCAAAGTCGTCGTCgtaacaacaacagcaacgccGAAAACCAAGAGAGCTGA